From Vitis vinifera cultivar Pinot Noir 40024 chromosome 3, ASM3070453v1, the proteins below share one genomic window:
- the LOC100255655 gene encoding F-box protein SKIP23-like: protein MAEWANLPRDLLHLIAKRLDSHFDLLRFRSVCSSWRSSTPSKPRSIFSHLPILPTTGFSEITWAFYLSKRSILQLGLPDSRAQTTPNSWLIKIEEDPSGVIRLINPLTTFKFRHLPPDFPKTFDFSGLRVFELGQEYVLEYMDYRPPGNAYLGSLYMEKVAFCSGNGDDFWLLTIHLSGKLAMFRSGDKKWMIIDDMQSPYDDVIFFDGKFYAVDNTGRTVVVDVADGSSPVVNLAASSVFGGDKKCLVESEGELLLVDTYFTMYHDDDEHVRWMIERMIHFKVFRLDQREQKWVEIESLGDRLLFLGDDSSFSARASDFYGCKGNSICFTNISFFSDAEEDDASRSGTIGVFDLDSGSIGPLSSYANYSKTIWPPPAWVSSTSEGM from the exons ATGGCTGAATGGGCCAATCTCCCCAGAGACCTTCTCCACCTGATCGCCAAACGCCTCGACTCCCACTTCGATCTCCTCCGATTTCGATCCGTTTGCTCCTCATGGCGCTCTTCTACACCCTCCAAGCCTCGCTCCATCTTCAGCCACTTGCCCATCTTACCCACAACCGGATTCTCCGAAATCACCTGGGCTTTCTATCTATCCAAGCGCTCAATTCTCCAGCTCGGATTACCAGACTCTCGTGCCCAAACAACCCCCAATTCCTGGCTCATCAAGATCGAAGAAGACCCATCTGGTGTGATCCGCTTGATAAACCCCCTCACCACTTTCAAATTCAGGCACCTCCCGCCCGATTTCCCAAAAACGTTTGATTTTTCGGGGTTACGTGTCTTCGAATTAGGCCAGGAATATGTTCTTGAGTATATGGATTATCGCCCACCTGGAAATGCTTATCTGGGGAGTTTGTATATGGAGAAGGTTGCGTTCTGTTCTGGTAATGGTGATGATTTTTGGTTGCTGACAATTCATTTGTCTGGGAAATTAGCTATGTTTAGGAGTGGAGACAAGAAGTGGATGATAATTGATGATATGCAGTCGCCTTATGATGATGTTATCTTCTTTGATGGGAAGTTCTACGCTGTTGATAACACTGGGCGGACTGTGGTTGTGGATGTGGCGGATGGGTCATCGCCGGTAGTGAATTTGGCGGCGAGTTCGGTGTTTGGCGGTGACAAGAAGTGTTTGGTTGAATCCGAGGGTGAATTGTTGCTTGTTGATACCTATTTTACCATGTACCATGATGATGATGAACATGTTCGTTGGATGATTGAGAGAATGATTCACTTCAAGGTTTTTAGGTTAGATCAAAGAGAGCAAAAGTGGGTTGAGATTGAAAGTTTGGGTGATAGGTTGTTGTTTTTGGGTGATGATAGCTCCTTTTCTGCTAGGGCTTCTGATTTTTATGGGTGTAAAGGGAACTCCATATGTTTTACAaacatttcctttttctctGATGCAGAGGAGGATGATGCTTCTAGGAGTGGCACCATTGGGGTGTTTGATTTAGACAGTGGTAGTATTGGACCTTTGTCCAGTTATGCGAATTATTCCAAGACGATCTGGCCACCGCCTGCTTGGGTTTCTTCAACCTCTGAG GGCATGTGA
- the LOC100260682 gene encoding rop guanine nucleotide exchange factor 1, whose protein sequence is MGSVSSEEGVDDQSDRCGSYSLSADVSESESCSSFSCRRYDGEGASSSMTSSPLACRPVVGNSSFPVGPPLMLPVIGGRDVVVWGEKPEKRETDLSEAEMMKERFAKLLLGEDMSGGGKGVCTALAISNAITNLSATVFGELWRLEPLAPQKKAMWCREMEWLLCVSDSIVELVPSIQQFPGGGTYEVMATRPRSDLYMNLPALKKLDAMLLSMLDGFCETEFWYVDRGIIVAEADNHDAYPLSASSGRPSIRQEEKWWLPCPKVPPNGLSEDARKRLQQCRDCTNQILKAAMAINSSVLAEMEIPTAYLETLPKNGKACLGDIIYRYITAEQFSPECLLDCLDLSSEHHTLEIANRIEAAVHVWKQKDWKKQPKHLKAKRSTWGGKVKGLVADTEKNQFLAIRAETLLHSLRLRFPGLPQTALDMNKIQYNKDVGQSILESYSRVMESLAFNIMARIDDVLYVDDAVKRCAAAESMALFGRGGLGGLPIQKRMSPSPFSIQHSPFASPFATPTFCSSTPLTGSPGRTPPSRNKMSSKGAPELKLEKPIPAPEMKLEKPIPADFEKMWSYTGNLSARKVSGDAPERD, encoded by the exons ATGGGGAGTGTTTCATCGGAGGAGGGAGTGGATGATCAGAGCGATCGGTGCGGGAGCTACAGTCTGAGTGCGGATGTTAGCGAGTCGGAGAGTTGTAGTAGTTTCTCGTGTCGGCGGTACGATGGTGAGGGTGCTTCGAGCTCCATGACGTCTTCGCCGCTGGCTTGCCGGCCGGTGGTAGGGAATTCAAGTTTTCCTGTGGGGCCGCCGCTGATGCTGCCGGTGATTGGGGGGAGAGATGTGGTGGTTTGGGGGGAGAAGCCGGAGAAGCGTGAGACGGATTTGTCAg AAGCTGAGATGATGAAGGAGAGATTTGCTAAGCTTCTACTTGGGGAAGATATGTCTGGAGGAGGGAAAGGGGTTTGTACTGCCCTTGCCATCTCAAACGCCATCACAAATCTCTCTG CTACCGTGTTTGGAGAACTATGGAGGTTGGAGCCATTGGCACCACAGAAGAAGGCAATGTGGTGCAGGGAGATGGAATGGCTGTTATGTGTGAGTGATTCAATAGTTGAGCTTGTACCTTCTATACAACAATTCCCAGGTGGGGGGACATATGAAGTCATGGCTACACGGCCTCGATCGGATTTATACATGAATCTTCCTGCCCTTAAGAAGCTTGATGCCATGTTGCTTAGCATGCTTGATGGGTTTTGTGAAACGGAGTTCTGGTATGTTGATCGGGGAATAATTGTGGCTGAGGCTGACAATCATGACGCATACCCATTGTCTGCTTCTAGCGGGAGACCCTCAATTAGGCAGGAAGAGAAATGGTGGCTACCCTGCCCAAAAGTTCCCCCAAATGGGTTGTCTGAGGATGCAAGGAAGAGGCTGCAGCAATGCAGGGACTGTACGAACCAGATACTGAAGGCAGCCATGGCGATTAATAGCAGTGTGCTTGCTGAAATGGAGATACCCACTGCCTACTTGGAGACCTTGCCTAAG AATGGGAAAGCATGTCTGGGTGATATCATCTATCGCTACATCACTGCTGAACAGTTCTCCCCAGAATGTCTCCTTGATTGCCTGGACCTATCATCAGAACATCATACTTTGGAAATAGCCAACAGGATTGAGGCGGCAGTGCATGTTTGGAAACAGAAAGACTGgaaaaaacaaccaaaacacTTGAAAGCTAAGCGTTCAACATGGGGAGGCAAGGTCAAGGGCCTTGTTGCTGACACAGAAAAGAATCAATTTCTGGCCATACGAGCTGAGACCCTTCTACACAGTCTGAGGCTTCGTTTCCCTGGCCTTCCCCAGACTGCTTTAGACATGAACAAGATTCAGTACAATAAG GATGTAGGGCAGTCAATTCTAGAAAGTTATTCAAGGGTAATGGAGAGCTTAGCTTTCAACATAATGGCAAGGATAGATGATGTTCTTTATGTAGATGATGCAGTAAAGCGATGTGCAGCAGCAGAATCAATGGCCCTTTTCGGCAGGGGAGGTTTGGGTGGTCTTCCTATCCAGAAACGGATGTCCCCTAGCCCTTTCTCAATCCAACATTCCCCTTTTGCCTCTCCATTTGCTACTCCAACCTTCTGCTCTTCCACACCTCTGACTGGAAGCCCAGGCAGGACACCCCCCTCAAGAAATAAGATGAGCTCCAAGGGGGCACCAGAGCTGAAGCTGGAAAAACCAATCCCAGCACCAGAGATGAAGCTGGAAAAACCAATCCCAGCTGATTTCGAGAAGATGTGGTCATATACTGGGAACCTTAGTGCCAGAAAAGTTTCTGGAGACGCTCCAGAACGTGATTGA
- the LOC100250244 gene encoding U-box domain-containing protein 15 isoform X2 encodes MEGETGEKGSVCGSSEGDVIGEMMEVIENVGSYVGFRRTQRKESLNLVRRLKLLVPLLEELRELGTAAVSGEALGCLARLKKALVSAKKLLKNCNYGSKIYLAHESEAVAVRFHAVYDKLNQALDDLPYNDLGISDEVKEQVELMRMQLKRAKRRTETQDIELAMDLMVVFSKTDDRNADTAILERLASKLELRTVADLKVETVAVRKLVKERAGLSAEASQQIVELLGKFKKLAGMEESSVLDGPVLSRNLQKCPSLVIPHEFLCPISLEIMTDPVIVATGQTYERESIQKWLDSDHHTCPKTGQTLVHLSLAPNYALRNLILQWCEKNQFELPRKDIKAGSNGSSIQVKQKISSLVQNLSSSQPDVQRKAIMKIRMLAKENPDNRIRIANRGGIPPLVQLLSYPDSKLQEHTVTALLNLSIDEANKRLIAREGAIPAIIEILQNGTDEARENSAAALFSLSMLDENKVMIGSLNGIPPLVNLLQNGTTRGKKDAATALFNLSLNQSNKSRAIKAGIIPALLHLLEDKNLGMIDEALSILLLLVSHPEGQTEIGRLSFIVTLVEIMKDGTPKNKECATSVLLELGLNNSSFILAALQYGVYDHLVEIMRCGTNRAQRKANCLLQHMCKCEHIPWNFNVGA; translated from the exons ATGGAGGGAGAGACGGGAGAGAAGGGGAGTGTTTGTGGTTCTTCAGAGGGAGATGTGATTGGGGAGATGATGGAAGTGATCGAGAATGTGGGATCGTACGTGGGGTTCAGGAGAACTCAGAGGAAGGAGAGTTTGAATCTTGTGAGGAGGTTGAAACTGCTGGTGCCTCTTCTGGAGGAGTTGAGGGAGCTTGGGACTGCAGCAGTTTCAGGGGAGGCTTTGGGGTGTTTGGCTAGACTGAAAAAGGCACTTGTTTCTGCTAAGAAATTGTTGAAGAACTGTAACTACGGAAGCAAGATTTACCTG gCACATGAGAGTGAGGCAGTGGCGGTTAGATTTCATGCTGTCTACGACAAATTGAATCAGGCATTGGATGATCTACCCTACAATGATCTGGGAATCTCTGATGAAGTGAAGGagcaa GTTGAACTAATGCGAATGCAACTCAAGAGAGCAAAAAGACGAACAGAAACACAAGATATAGAGTTAGCAATGGACCTGATGGTTGTATTCTCGAAGACGGATGACAGAAATGCAGACACTGCGATATTAGAAAGACTTGCGAGCAAGTTGGAATTGCGTACAGTTGCAGACTTGAAGGTAGAAACAGTAGCTGTTAGGAAACTTGTAAAAGAAAGAGCTGGGTTGAGTGCAGAGGCCAGTCAGCAAATAGTAGAGCTTTTGGGAAAGTTCAAAAAACTGGCTGGGATGGAGGAATCCAGTGTGCTTGATGGTCCAGTTTTGTCGAGAAATCTACAGAAGTGCCCGTCTTTGGTGATTCCTCACGAGTTCCTCTGTCCAATCTCGCTGGAGATCATGACAGATCCTGTTATTGTTGCAACTGGACAG ACTTATGAACGGGAAAGCATACAGAAGTGGCTGGATTCAGATCATCATACCTGCCCAAAGACAGGACAAACTTTAGTCCACTTGTCGCTGGCACCAAACTATGCCCTTCGCAACCTAATTCTGCAATGGTGCGAGAAGAACCAGTTTGAGTTGCCCAGAAAGGATATTAAAGCAGGCTCTAATGGCTCCTCCATTCAAGTCAAACAGAAAATCTCTTCTTTGGTCCAAAACCTATCATCATCTCAACCAGATGTGCAGAGAAAGGCCATTATGAAGATTCGGATGCTAGCTAAAGAGAACCCAGATAACAGAATTCGTATTGCCAACAGAGGAGGAATCCCTCCTCTGGTTCAACTCCTGTCCTATCCAGATTCCAAGCTTCAAGAACACACTGTAACAGCCCTTTTGAACTTGTCAATTGATGAGGCAAACAAAAGACTCATAGCTAGAGAAGGAGCCATTCCAGCTATAATTGAAATTCTGCAGAATGGAACAGACGAGGCCAGAGAAAACTCTGCTGCAGCCCTCTTCAGCTTGTCAATGCTCGACGAGAACAAAGTAATGATTGGGTCTTTAAATGGGATCCCTCCCTTGGTAAACCTCCTGCAGAATGGAACAACCAGAGGGAAGAAGGATGCAGCCACTGCCTTGTTTAACCTGTCACTCAACCAATCCAATAAGTCGCGAGCCATCAAGGCAGGTATCATACCAGCATTACTTCATCTGCTTGAGGATAAAAACCTGGGAATGATCGATGAAGCTCTCTCAATTTTACTGCTTTTAGTATCACATCCTGAAGGGCAGACTGAAATTGGAAGGCTATCGTTCATTGTAACTCTGGTTGAAATCATGAAAGATGGGACCCCAAAGAACAAGGAGTGTGCCACATCAGTCCTCCTTGAGCTGGGTTTGAACAATTCATCTTTCATTTTGGCTGCACTGCAGTATGGTGTGTATGACCATCTGGTAGAGATTATGAGATGCGGAACCAACAGAGCCCAGAGAAAAGCAAATTGTCTTCTGCAACATATGTGCAAATGTGAACACATCCCATGGAACTTCAATGTAGGAGCCTAG
- the LOC100250244 gene encoding U-box domain-containing protein 15 isoform X1: MEGETGEKGSVCGSSEGDVIGEMMEVIENVGSYVGFRRTQRKESLNLVRRLKLLVPLLEELRELGTAAVSGEALGCLARLKKALVSAKKLLKNCNYGSKIYLAHESEAVAVRFHAVYDKLNQALDDLPYNDLGISDEVKEQVELMRMQLKRAKRRTETQDIELAMDLMVVFSKTDDRNADTAILERLASKLELRTVADLKVETVAVRKLVKERAGLSAEASQQIVELLGKFKKLAGMEESSVLDGPVLSRNLQKCPSLVIPHEFLCPISLEIMTDPVIVATGQVISYELYESFCIILAMLSTVIQSDIVFPGILKTYERESIQKWLDSDHHTCPKTGQTLVHLSLAPNYALRNLILQWCEKNQFELPRKDIKAGSNGSSIQVKQKISSLVQNLSSSQPDVQRKAIMKIRMLAKENPDNRIRIANRGGIPPLVQLLSYPDSKLQEHTVTALLNLSIDEANKRLIAREGAIPAIIEILQNGTDEARENSAAALFSLSMLDENKVMIGSLNGIPPLVNLLQNGTTRGKKDAATALFNLSLNQSNKSRAIKAGIIPALLHLLEDKNLGMIDEALSILLLLVSHPEGQTEIGRLSFIVTLVEIMKDGTPKNKECATSVLLELGLNNSSFILAALQYGVYDHLVEIMRCGTNRAQRKANCLLQHMCKCEHIPWNFNVGA, translated from the exons ATGGAGGGAGAGACGGGAGAGAAGGGGAGTGTTTGTGGTTCTTCAGAGGGAGATGTGATTGGGGAGATGATGGAAGTGATCGAGAATGTGGGATCGTACGTGGGGTTCAGGAGAACTCAGAGGAAGGAGAGTTTGAATCTTGTGAGGAGGTTGAAACTGCTGGTGCCTCTTCTGGAGGAGTTGAGGGAGCTTGGGACTGCAGCAGTTTCAGGGGAGGCTTTGGGGTGTTTGGCTAGACTGAAAAAGGCACTTGTTTCTGCTAAGAAATTGTTGAAGAACTGTAACTACGGAAGCAAGATTTACCTG gCACATGAGAGTGAGGCAGTGGCGGTTAGATTTCATGCTGTCTACGACAAATTGAATCAGGCATTGGATGATCTACCCTACAATGATCTGGGAATCTCTGATGAAGTGAAGGagcaa GTTGAACTAATGCGAATGCAACTCAAGAGAGCAAAAAGACGAACAGAAACACAAGATATAGAGTTAGCAATGGACCTGATGGTTGTATTCTCGAAGACGGATGACAGAAATGCAGACACTGCGATATTAGAAAGACTTGCGAGCAAGTTGGAATTGCGTACAGTTGCAGACTTGAAGGTAGAAACAGTAGCTGTTAGGAAACTTGTAAAAGAAAGAGCTGGGTTGAGTGCAGAGGCCAGTCAGCAAATAGTAGAGCTTTTGGGAAAGTTCAAAAAACTGGCTGGGATGGAGGAATCCAGTGTGCTTGATGGTCCAGTTTTGTCGAGAAATCTACAGAAGTGCCCGTCTTTGGTGATTCCTCACGAGTTCCTCTGTCCAATCTCGCTGGAGATCATGACAGATCCTGTTATTGTTGCAACTGGACAGGTAATTTCATATGAACTATATGAAAGTTTTTGCATCATTCTAGCTATGTTATCTACCGTAATTCAATCAGACATTGTTTTTCCTGGCATTTTAAAGACTTATGAACGGGAAAGCATACAGAAGTGGCTGGATTCAGATCATCATACCTGCCCAAAGACAGGACAAACTTTAGTCCACTTGTCGCTGGCACCAAACTATGCCCTTCGCAACCTAATTCTGCAATGGTGCGAGAAGAACCAGTTTGAGTTGCCCAGAAAGGATATTAAAGCAGGCTCTAATGGCTCCTCCATTCAAGTCAAACAGAAAATCTCTTCTTTGGTCCAAAACCTATCATCATCTCAACCAGATGTGCAGAGAAAGGCCATTATGAAGATTCGGATGCTAGCTAAAGAGAACCCAGATAACAGAATTCGTATTGCCAACAGAGGAGGAATCCCTCCTCTGGTTCAACTCCTGTCCTATCCAGATTCCAAGCTTCAAGAACACACTGTAACAGCCCTTTTGAACTTGTCAATTGATGAGGCAAACAAAAGACTCATAGCTAGAGAAGGAGCCATTCCAGCTATAATTGAAATTCTGCAGAATGGAACAGACGAGGCCAGAGAAAACTCTGCTGCAGCCCTCTTCAGCTTGTCAATGCTCGACGAGAACAAAGTAATGATTGGGTCTTTAAATGGGATCCCTCCCTTGGTAAACCTCCTGCAGAATGGAACAACCAGAGGGAAGAAGGATGCAGCCACTGCCTTGTTTAACCTGTCACTCAACCAATCCAATAAGTCGCGAGCCATCAAGGCAGGTATCATACCAGCATTACTTCATCTGCTTGAGGATAAAAACCTGGGAATGATCGATGAAGCTCTCTCAATTTTACTGCTTTTAGTATCACATCCTGAAGGGCAGACTGAAATTGGAAGGCTATCGTTCATTGTAACTCTGGTTGAAATCATGAAAGATGGGACCCCAAAGAACAAGGAGTGTGCCACATCAGTCCTCCTTGAGCTGGGTTTGAACAATTCATCTTTCATTTTGGCTGCACTGCAGTATGGTGTGTATGACCATCTGGTAGAGATTATGAGATGCGGAACCAACAGAGCCCAGAGAAAAGCAAATTGTCTTCTGCAACATATGTGCAAATGTGAACACATCCCATGGAACTTCAATGTAGGAGCCTAG
- the LOC100250427 gene encoding small nuclear ribonucleoprotein SmD3b, with the protein MSRSLGIPVKLLHEAAGHVVTVELKSGELYRGSMIECEDNWNCQLENITFTAKDGKVSQLEHVFIRGSKVRFMVIPDMLKNAPMFKRLDARVKGKGSALGVGRGRAVAMRARAQAAGRGAPPGRGVAPPGRR; encoded by the exons ATGAGTAGAAGCTTGGGAATTCCGGTGAAGCTGCTTCATGAAGCTGCAGGGCATGTGGTTACGGTGGAGCTCAAGAGTGGAGAACTCTACAGAGGAAGCATGATCGAATGCGAAGACAACTGGAATTGCCAACTCGAAAATATCACCTTCACtgctaag GATGGAAAAGTTTCTCAACTTGAGCATGTCTTTATCCGTGGTAGCAAAGTCAG GTTCATGGTCATTCCAGATATGCTGAAGAATGCTCCAATGTTCAAGCGTCTTGATGCTAGAGTTAAG GGCAAGGGCTCAGCTCTTGGAGTTGGCCGTGGTCGTGCTGTTGCGATGCGAGCAAGA GCTCAGGCTGCTGGCCGTGGTGCACCACCTGGTAGGGGAGTTGCACCTCCTGGGCGGAGGTAA
- the LOC100245301 gene encoding protein LAZ1 isoform X1: MKLTGFLDINPLGSSTPTWASLVAGVFVLISLSLSMYLLFEHLSSYKNPEEQKFLIGVILMVPCYAIESFVSLVNPSISVDCAILRDCYEAFAMYCFGRYLVACLGGEERTIEFMERQGRASSKTPLLENNCEKGTVKHPFPMNYFLKPWKLGQWFYQVIKIGIVQYMIIKSLSAILAVILEAFSLYCEGDFKWGCGYPYIAVVLNFSQSWALYCLVQFYTVTKDELEHIKPLAKFLTFKSIVFLTWWQGVAIALLYDLGLFKSAIAQGLQSKSSVQDFIICIEMGIASIVHLYVFPAKPYELMGDRLSGSVSVLGDYASTDPLDPDEVRDSERPTKLRLPHPDIDIRSGMTIGESVRDVFIGGGGYIVNDVKFTVNQAVEPVEKGITKFNQKLHKISQNIKRHDKEKRKTKDDSCITPTRRVIRGIDDPLLNGSFSDSGVSRGKKHRRKSGYTSGESGGESSSDQSYSAYQIRGGRWVTKD, translated from the exons ATGAAGTTAACAGGGTTTCTCGATATCAACCCATTGGGCTCCTCAACGCCTACATGGGCGAGCCTAGTTGCTGGTGTCTTTGTGCTTATCTCTCTTTCCCTCTCAATGTACCTTCTATTTGAGCACCTTTCTTCATACAAGAATCCCGAG GAGCAAAAGTTTTTGATCGGAGTCATCTTAATGGTTCCTTGCTATGCAATTGAATCG TTTGTGTCATTGGTGAATCCATCAATCAGTGTTGATTGTGCAATACTACGTGACTGCTATGAAGCCTTTGCCATGTATTGCTTCGGGAGATACCTTGTTGCTTGCTTGG gtGGGGAAGAGAGGACTATTGAATTTATGGAGAGGCAAGGACGAGCAAGTTCTAAAACTCCCTTATTAGAGAACAATTGTGAAAAGGGAACAGTAAAGCATCCTTTCCCAATGAATTATTTCCTAAAACCATGGAAACTTGGTCAATGGTTTTACCAAGTCATCAAGATTGGCATTGTTCAATAT ATGATAATAAAGTCTTTGAGTGCTATTTTAGCTGTAATTCTTGAAGCCTTCAGCTTGTATTGTGAAGGCGACTTTAAATGGGGATGTGG GTATCCTTACATAGCAGTGGTTCTAAATTTCAGTCAATCATGGGCTCTGTACTGCTTAGTTCAGTTTTATACTGTTACAAAGGATGAATTGGAGCACATAAAACCATTGGCTAAGTTTCTAACATTTAAATCAATTGTGTTTTTAACATGGTGGCAAGGTGTGGCGATTGCTCTTCTTTATGACCTTGGTTTATTTAAGAGTGCTATTGCTCAAGGCTTACAGTCGAAATCCAGTGTCCAAGACTTCATCATTTGTATAGAG ATGGGCATCGCTTCAATTGTTCACCTGTATGTATTCCCTGCCAAGCCTTATGAGCTAATGGGAGACCGGTTATCTGGAAGTGTTTCGGTTCTTGGAGACTATGCATCTACCGATCCTCTGGATCCTGATGAGGTTAGGGACAGTGAGCGGCCAACAAAACTACGCCTTCCCCACCCTGACATTGACATCAGGAGTGGAATGACTATCGGAGAAAGTGTTCGGGATGTTTTCATTGGTGGTGGTGGATAT ATTGTGAATGATGTGAAATTCACTGTAAACCAAGCAGTGGAGCCTGTGGAGAAGGGAATCACAAAGTTCAATCAGAAATTACATAAAATCTCTCAGAACATAAAGAGGCATgacaaggaaaagagaaaaacaaaggatGACAGTTGCATAACACCCACACGAAGAGTGATCCGTGGAATAGATGATCCCCTATTAAATGGGAGCTTTAGTGATAGTGGGGTCTCAAGGGGAAAGAAGCATCGTCGAAAATCAGGATATACCAGTGGAGAAAGTGGGGGAGAAAGCAGCAGTGATCAAAGTTATAGTGCATATCAGATCCGCGGTGGCAGATGGGTTACCAAAGATTAG
- the LOC100255613 gene encoding uncharacterized protein LOC100255613: METTSFFCNRYWVLRHGRSIPNERGLIVSSMENGKLSQYELASEGVNQAHSAGILFQKELKESNIPLENVRICYSPFSRTTHTAKVVASVLDLPFQGPQCKVLDDLRERFFGPSFELMSHDKYPEIWALDEKDPFTRPEGGESAADVACRLAHAMATMESEFQGCAILVVSHGDPLQILQTILNAVKEDREPRSNDLASRIEAVRVPSILSQHRKFALLTGELRAVI; encoded by the exons AtggaaacgacgtcgtttttcTGCAACAGGTACTGGGTGCTGAGACATGGCAGAAGCATTCCAAACGAGAGAGGCCTCATTGTCTCCTCCATG GAAAATGGCAAGCTTTCACAGTATGAGTTAGCTTCTGAAGGCGTTAATCAGGCACACTCTGCCGGAATTTTGTTCCAAAAG GAGCTGAAGGAAAGTAATATACCACTTGAAAATGTTCGCATTTGCTACTCTCCCTTTTCAAGGACAACTCACACTGCAAAAGTTGTTGCATCGGTTTTGGATCTTCCATTTCAGGGTCCTCAATGTAAG GTGTTAGACGATCTTCGAGAACGTTTTTTTGGTCCTTCATTTGAACTTATGTCCCATGATAAA TATCCTGAGATATGGGCTCTTGATGAGAAAGATCCATTCACACGGCCTGAAGGTGGAGAAAGTGCTGCTGATGTTGCTTGTAGACTTGCACATGCTATGGCAACCATGGAATCAGAATTTCAAGG ATGCGCGATTCTAGTTGTTAGCCATGGTGATCCCTTGCAAATCTTGCAGACAATACTCAATGCAGTTAAGGAAGACAGAGAACCCCGTTCTAATGACTTGGCATCGAGAATAGAAGCTGTAAGAGTCCCTTCAATCTTGTCACAGCACCGGAAGTTTGCGTTGCTCACCGGAGAACTACGGGCAGTCATCTGA
- the LOC100245301 gene encoding protein LAZ1 isoform X2, giving the protein MYCFGRYLVACLGGEERTIEFMERQGRASSKTPLLENNCEKGTVKHPFPMNYFLKPWKLGQWFYQVIKIGIVQYMIIKSLSAILAVILEAFSLYCEGDFKWGCGYPYIAVVLNFSQSWALYCLVQFYTVTKDELEHIKPLAKFLTFKSIVFLTWWQGVAIALLYDLGLFKSAIAQGLQSKSSVQDFIICIEMGIASIVHLYVFPAKPYELMGDRLSGSVSVLGDYASTDPLDPDEVRDSERPTKLRLPHPDIDIRSGMTIGESVRDVFIGGGGYIVNDVKFTVNQAVEPVEKGITKFNQKLHKISQNIKRHDKEKRKTKDDSCITPTRRVIRGIDDPLLNGSFSDSGVSRGKKHRRKSGYTSGESGGESSSDQSYSAYQIRGGRWVTKD; this is encoded by the exons ATGTATTGCTTCGGGAGATACCTTGTTGCTTGCTTGG gtGGGGAAGAGAGGACTATTGAATTTATGGAGAGGCAAGGACGAGCAAGTTCTAAAACTCCCTTATTAGAGAACAATTGTGAAAAGGGAACAGTAAAGCATCCTTTCCCAATGAATTATTTCCTAAAACCATGGAAACTTGGTCAATGGTTTTACCAAGTCATCAAGATTGGCATTGTTCAATAT ATGATAATAAAGTCTTTGAGTGCTATTTTAGCTGTAATTCTTGAAGCCTTCAGCTTGTATTGTGAAGGCGACTTTAAATGGGGATGTGG GTATCCTTACATAGCAGTGGTTCTAAATTTCAGTCAATCATGGGCTCTGTACTGCTTAGTTCAGTTTTATACTGTTACAAAGGATGAATTGGAGCACATAAAACCATTGGCTAAGTTTCTAACATTTAAATCAATTGTGTTTTTAACATGGTGGCAAGGTGTGGCGATTGCTCTTCTTTATGACCTTGGTTTATTTAAGAGTGCTATTGCTCAAGGCTTACAGTCGAAATCCAGTGTCCAAGACTTCATCATTTGTATAGAG ATGGGCATCGCTTCAATTGTTCACCTGTATGTATTCCCTGCCAAGCCTTATGAGCTAATGGGAGACCGGTTATCTGGAAGTGTTTCGGTTCTTGGAGACTATGCATCTACCGATCCTCTGGATCCTGATGAGGTTAGGGACAGTGAGCGGCCAACAAAACTACGCCTTCCCCACCCTGACATTGACATCAGGAGTGGAATGACTATCGGAGAAAGTGTTCGGGATGTTTTCATTGGTGGTGGTGGATAT ATTGTGAATGATGTGAAATTCACTGTAAACCAAGCAGTGGAGCCTGTGGAGAAGGGAATCACAAAGTTCAATCAGAAATTACATAAAATCTCTCAGAACATAAAGAGGCATgacaaggaaaagagaaaaacaaaggatGACAGTTGCATAACACCCACACGAAGAGTGATCCGTGGAATAGATGATCCCCTATTAAATGGGAGCTTTAGTGATAGTGGGGTCTCAAGGGGAAAGAAGCATCGTCGAAAATCAGGATATACCAGTGGAGAAAGTGGGGGAGAAAGCAGCAGTGATCAAAGTTATAGTGCATATCAGATCCGCGGTGGCAGATGGGTTACCAAAGATTAG